In a single window of the Tellurirhabdus bombi genome:
- a CDS encoding SGNH/GDSL hydrolase family protein: MTPAKPTRVIFFGDSITQAGIQPGGYITRLKDRLAKENKGNDYDVVGAGIGGNKIYDLFLRMDEDVIAKQPDVTFIYIGVNDVWHKSTHGTGTDPDKFIKFYDAVIKKLQAAGSKVILVTPAVIGERADASNQQDGDLNQYTKFVRDLSVKHKLPLVDLRKTFMDYYQKNNPDNKEKGILTTDRVHLNEIGNQLVADEMYKALVAVK, from the coding sequence ATGACGCCAGCAAAACCGACCCGTGTTATTTTCTTTGGTGATTCCATTACGCAGGCTGGCATCCAGCCGGGCGGGTACATTACGCGCCTGAAAGACCGTCTGGCCAAAGAAAACAAGGGCAATGATTACGACGTTGTCGGTGCTGGTATCGGCGGGAATAAAATTTACGACCTCTTTTTGCGGATGGATGAGGATGTGATCGCTAAACAACCAGACGTCACGTTTATTTACATCGGCGTAAATGACGTATGGCACAAGAGCACCCACGGTACAGGCACTGATCCAGACAAGTTTATTAAGTTCTACGACGCGGTAATCAAGAAGTTACAGGCTGCCGGGAGCAAAGTTATTCTAGTGACGCCCGCCGTGATTGGAGAGCGTGCCGATGCATCGAACCAGCAGGACGGCGACTTAAATCAGTACACAAAATTTGTTCGGGATCTGTCGGTCAAACACAAGCTGCCACTGGTGGATTTGCGCAAAACCTTCATGGATTATTACCAGAAAAACAACCCGGATAACAAAGAAAAGGGCATTCTGACGACTGACCGAGTTCACCTGAATGAGATTGGAAATCAGCTTGTTGCGGATGAAATGTATAAAGCGCTGGTAGCGGTTAAGTAG
- a CDS encoding D-TA family PLP-dependent enzyme has translation MNEEQKEWYLIDESKQIDSPALLVYSERVADNIQAMLDMVGGDAEKLIPHVKTTKMAEVAKMLVDAGVDKFKCATIAEAEMLADTGARHVLIAYQLTGPKLARFRDLVAAYTWVEWASLIDNAESAEELGEAFAETTHKPAVYIDVNVGMNRTGHAANEELTQLYWQLCNDERFNLRGFHAYDGHLRDADVAVRQAKADAALAPLLAVIDQLESEGATRPALIVGGTPTFTVHANRPDVWCSPGTCVFWDWGYDDLLPEQPFEWAALLLTRIVSKPAPGIITTDLGHKAVAAENPIDRRVKFLNLSGYEVIGQSEEHLVLRVANWETLEVGNELYGVPYHICPTVALHDEANVIQANQFVMRWAVEARRRRLTY, from the coding sequence ATGAACGAGGAACAGAAGGAGTGGTATTTAATTGACGAAAGTAAGCAAATCGACTCCCCAGCTCTACTGGTTTATTCGGAGCGGGTTGCGGATAATATTCAGGCCATGCTGGACATGGTGGGTGGCGATGCTGAAAAGCTGATTCCGCACGTCAAAACCACGAAAATGGCCGAAGTTGCCAAAATGCTTGTTGATGCGGGTGTCGATAAATTCAAATGTGCTACCATTGCCGAGGCCGAAATGCTGGCCGATACAGGTGCCAGACACGTACTGATTGCCTACCAACTAACCGGCCCAAAACTGGCTCGCTTTCGGGACCTAGTGGCCGCCTACACCTGGGTCGAATGGGCTTCCCTGATCGATAATGCCGAATCGGCAGAAGAGTTGGGGGAGGCGTTTGCCGAGACAACGCACAAACCAGCCGTTTACATTGATGTAAACGTAGGCATGAACCGAACGGGTCACGCAGCTAATGAAGAACTGACCCAGCTTTACTGGCAATTGTGCAACGACGAACGGTTTAATTTACGGGGATTTCATGCTTACGATGGCCATTTGCGCGATGCAGACGTAGCCGTTCGCCAGGCCAAAGCGGATGCCGCTTTGGCTCCATTGCTGGCCGTCATCGATCAGTTGGAAAGTGAGGGAGCAACGCGCCCGGCGCTAATTGTAGGAGGAACGCCTACGTTTACGGTACACGCCAACCGACCCGACGTGTGGTGCAGTCCGGGAACCTGCGTTTTCTGGGATTGGGGATATGATGATCTACTGCCCGAGCAGCCCTTTGAGTGGGCCGCTTTGCTGCTGACCCGTATTGTTTCAAAACCAGCTCCCGGCATCATTACCACCGATTTAGGACACAAGGCAGTCGCAGCCGAGAATCCAATAGATCGGCGGGTAAAGTTTTTGAATTTGTCTGGTTATGAAGTGATTGGTCAAAGCGAAGAGCACTTGGTTTTACGCGTTGCCAACTGGGAGACGCTCGAAGTTGGCAATGAGTTATACGGCGTTCCGTACCACATTTGCCCAACGGTGGCTTTACACGACGAAGCCAATGTGATTCAGGCCAATCAATTCGTCATGCGCTGGGCGGTTGAGGCCCGTCGGCGTCGGTTGACTTATTAA
- a CDS encoding gluconate:H+ symporter: MPLLLTFLGILALVFLIAFVKLDTFISFLLVSIGLGLVAGMDVAAIGKAIQSGIGGTLGDLVLIIGFGAMLGRLVAESGAARRITNVLISWFGMKNIRWGLALAGFIIGIPLFYNAGFIIVVPLIFTIAASSGLPMLTIAIPMLSALSVAHGYLPPHPSPAAIANQLGAPIGRTLLYGIIVSIPAIVIAGPIFGKTLKRYTPKPDRDLFNIREVPDTNLPSTGVSFLVALLPVVLLTVFGPLKTVFAPDSLAGKLVTLMAEPYIGMLVSVLVAIYALGLQRGDSMKEVMKQLEEAIKAASPILLVIAGAGALKQIFIDSGTSAYIGEMLRGVQISPLVMGWGIAAVIRVCVGSATVAGLTTVGIILPLIQQQHVQPELMVLAIGSGSLMFSHLNDGGFWLFKEYFNLSIKETLQTWSVMETIVSVIGLFGVLTLNLFI; this comes from the coding sequence ATGCCGCTTCTACTAACCTTTCTGGGCATCCTGGCCCTGGTTTTTTTAATTGCCTTCGTTAAGTTAGATACCTTTATTTCGTTCCTGCTGGTTTCCATTGGGCTGGGGCTGGTTGCCGGGATGGACGTGGCTGCCATTGGTAAAGCCATCCAAAGTGGGATTGGAGGGACCCTGGGTGACCTTGTGTTAATCATTGGCTTCGGGGCCATGCTGGGTCGGCTGGTAGCCGAAAGTGGTGCCGCCCGACGCATCACCAATGTGTTGATTAGCTGGTTTGGTATGAAAAATATTCGCTGGGGACTGGCTCTGGCTGGCTTCATCATCGGTATTCCGCTGTTCTACAATGCCGGTTTTATTATTGTCGTCCCCTTAATTTTTACCATCGCCGCTTCGTCGGGACTGCCCATGCTAACGATAGCTATCCCCATGCTGTCGGCCTTATCGGTGGCGCACGGCTACCTGCCACCGCACCCATCACCCGCCGCCATCGCCAACCAATTGGGCGCACCCATCGGCCGAACGCTGTTGTATGGCATTATCGTTTCCATTCCCGCCATTGTCATTGCCGGACCGATTTTCGGAAAAACGCTGAAACGGTATACCCCTAAACCCGACCGCGACCTGTTCAATATCCGCGAAGTTCCCGACACAAACCTACCCAGCACAGGCGTAAGCTTTCTGGTCGCTCTTTTGCCCGTCGTTTTGTTGACGGTATTCGGACCGCTGAAAACTGTTTTTGCGCCCGATTCGCTGGCTGGCAAACTGGTTACGCTGATGGCTGAACCTTATATCGGGATGCTGGTTTCGGTATTGGTGGCAATCTACGCCCTTGGTTTGCAACGGGGCGACAGCATGAAAGAGGTCATGAAACAGCTGGAAGAAGCCATTAAAGCAGCTTCACCAATTTTGCTGGTTATTGCCGGTGCGGGGGCATTAAAGCAAATCTTTATCGATAGCGGAACCAGTGCCTACATTGGCGAAATGCTCCGGGGCGTCCAGATTTCTCCCCTTGTCATGGGCTGGGGCATTGCTGCCGTCATTCGGGTATGTGTTGGATCGGCCACGGTAGCGGGTTTGACAACAGTAGGAATCATTTTACCCTTAATTCAGCAGCAGCACGTGCAGCCCGAACTAATGGTGCTGGCCATCGGCTCCGGTAGCCTGATGTTTTCGCACCTGAACGATGGCGGCTTCTGGCTGTTTAAAGAATATTTCAACTTGAGCATCAAAGAAACGCTTCAGACCTGGTCCGTGATGGAAACTATTGTTTCCGTGATTGGTTTGTTCGGTGTATTGACTTTGAACTTATTTATATGA
- a CDS encoding McrC family protein, with translation MPKIYAVAEYGLIRREADFPDQTNSWTAIYLPADAFESLKGFIAEHEADNVLSYGWQKGRELIRTKNYVGLIETREGVQVEILPKVAGNPQVVLLHMLRHLRDVPFRYLATALSGTARLPLWEVFITAFLDEVSTVIRQGTQQAYVPIETSEAFLRGKLRIRDQIQNQIQHPERLAIAYAERLTNVAPNRLLKSSLLFVQSRARTVANQSRVRQLLFALDDVPVSNRIGDDIRLAQKAGRLFNRYHSIIQWAEILLAQTSFAPKTGSYRMLTLLFPMERVFEDYVAAGFKRYCTEGEITLQESSRHLIDEHGGERRFRLRPDIIWRHGKEVIVLDTKWKTIDAANQAGNYGIDSADMYQLYAYGKKYEASKLVLIYPTSDTFREPLPVFGYDSGLQLRVVPFDVVKPLEQEVRKIMNQEG, from the coding sequence ATGCCAAAGATATACGCTGTTGCTGAATACGGATTGATTCGCCGGGAAGCGGATTTTCCCGATCAAACGAATTCATGGACGGCCATTTACCTGCCAGCCGATGCTTTTGAAAGCCTGAAAGGTTTTATTGCCGAACATGAGGCCGACAACGTATTGTCCTACGGCTGGCAGAAAGGGCGGGAACTAATCCGAACGAAAAACTACGTCGGGTTGATCGAAACGCGCGAAGGCGTGCAAGTGGAGATTCTGCCGAAAGTGGCCGGAAATCCGCAGGTCGTGCTGCTGCACATGCTTCGCCACCTCCGCGATGTGCCGTTTCGGTACCTGGCTACGGCTCTTTCCGGTACCGCCCGTCTGCCTTTGTGGGAAGTATTCATTACGGCCTTTTTGGACGAAGTAAGTACGGTTATCAGACAGGGAACCCAGCAGGCTTATGTGCCTATTGAAACGTCCGAAGCCTTCTTGCGGGGTAAACTGCGGATTCGGGACCAAATCCAGAACCAGATTCAACACCCCGAACGACTAGCCATTGCCTATGCCGAACGATTAACCAACGTGGCACCCAATCGGCTGTTGAAAAGCAGTCTGCTGTTTGTCCAAAGCCGGGCGCGAACCGTTGCGAATCAGAGCCGTGTCCGGCAACTGTTGTTTGCGCTGGATGATGTGCCTGTTTCGAACCGCATCGGTGACGATATCCGGCTGGCTCAAAAAGCCGGTCGGCTGTTTAACCGGTACCACTCCATTATTCAGTGGGCTGAAATCCTGCTTGCTCAAACCTCGTTTGCGCCTAAAACGGGGTCTTATCGAATGCTGACGCTGCTTTTTCCAATGGAACGGGTTTTTGAGGATTACGTGGCGGCGGGTTTCAAGCGGTATTGCACCGAGGGAGAGATCACGCTTCAGGAATCTTCGCGCCACCTGATTGATGAACACGGCGGCGAGCGGCGGTTTCGGCTGCGTCCCGACATCATCTGGCGGCACGGAAAGGAGGTCATTGTGCTGGATACCAAATGGAAAACCATTGACGCTGCCAACCAGGCTGGAAACTACGGCATCGACTCGGCGGATATGTACCAGTTGTATGCCTACGGAAAGAAATACGAAGCCAGTAAACTTGTGTTAATCTACCCGACCAGCGACACGTTTCGGGAGCCCTTGCCCGTATTTGGCTACGATTCGGGCCTTCAGTTGCGGGTGGTTCCGTTCGATGTGGTAAAGCCTTTGGAGCAGGAGGTTCGCAAAATAATGAATCAGGAAGGGTGA
- a CDS encoding META domain-containing protein, translating to MKTIPLIGYLTLLLFIFEGCHRKSTPDRDSNNGTDATVSADWNTKRRQGIDFTAFGNDTGWTLDVDFAKQTHFRAPGARTITMTTPKPQRSSKSRGVVLEAKDAKGRLLIGIDPVVSRDKKSGEEFAYTVWVESGGKRYNGMGSFLNGPIRLNTNWVLETFRGQRMRPEQFSGRLPNLTINTVESKVQGFAGCNEIRGNIKAEGDRIKLAPNTATRKYCASSFETAYLKTLQSVTLYRVAQNRLTLLADGQYVMTFRKR from the coding sequence ATGAAAACGATTCCATTAATTGGTTATTTAACCCTTCTGCTCTTCATTTTCGAGGGTTGTCATCGTAAAAGCACACCAGACCGCGATTCCAATAACGGCACTGATGCGACGGTTTCTGCCGATTGGAACACCAAACGCCGCCAAGGTATTGATTTTACCGCTTTTGGAAACGATACGGGCTGGACACTGGATGTTGATTTTGCCAAACAGACTCATTTTCGGGCACCCGGGGCGCGAACCATCACCATGACTACACCCAAGCCCCAGCGTTCGTCAAAAAGCCGGGGTGTTGTGCTGGAAGCCAAAGACGCCAAAGGTCGCTTGTTGATTGGGATTGATCCGGTGGTTAGCCGGGACAAAAAATCAGGGGAAGAGTTTGCGTATACCGTTTGGGTCGAATCGGGCGGGAAGCGCTACAACGGCATGGGGAGCTTTCTGAATGGTCCGATTCGCCTAAATACCAACTGGGTGCTGGAAACGTTTCGCGGCCAACGGATGCGCCCGGAACAGTTTTCGGGCCGGTTACCCAATCTCACCATCAACACCGTGGAAAGTAAAGTACAGGGGTTTGCGGGCTGCAACGAAATTCGGGGCAACATCAAGGCGGAAGGCGACCGCATCAAGCTGGCTCCCAACACCGCCACGCGTAAATATTGCGCCTCTAGTTTCGAGACGGCTTACCTGAAAACGCTCCAGAGTGTTACGCTGTATCGCGTTGCCCAAAACCGCCTGACGTTGCTCGCGGACGGACAATACGTGATGACGTTTCGGAAAAGATAG
- a CDS encoding Gfo/Idh/MocA family protein: MNIALIGPGKVAHLHAKATLQVPEAKLVAICGRNTAKTDAFAQEYGITGYSDIYDMIDRENVDLTIICTPHPAHRDPAVTALEAGSHVLVEKPLASTLADCDAMIEAARRAGRYLGVVSQRRFYTSCKRMRQAIDDGKIGQPALGTIQLLGWRDEAYYRSDPWRGTWEGEGGGILVNQAPHQLDLLLWYMGEPTEVYGLWRNMNHPYIEVDDTAVAVVKFKNGGIGNILVSNSQKPGIYGKVHVHGQNGASVGVQTDGGAMFIAGMSSILEPPVNDLWTIEGETEKLADWKAEDAAFFNQIDSTTYFFTEQIADFCAAIREGRPPLITGEDGRRVVALFTAIYQSTEIDQVVKVS, from the coding sequence ATGAACATCGCCCTTATTGGCCCCGGCAAAGTAGCTCACCTACACGCCAAAGCAACCTTACAGGTTCCCGAAGCAAAATTGGTTGCCATTTGTGGCCGAAATACCGCTAAAACCGACGCTTTTGCCCAAGAATACGGCATTACGGGATACAGTGACATCTACGACATGATTGACCGCGAAAACGTCGATCTGACCATTATCTGCACGCCCCATCCGGCCCACCGCGATCCGGCTGTAACGGCGTTGGAGGCAGGTTCGCACGTGTTAGTGGAAAAGCCACTGGCCTCAACCTTAGCCGATTGCGACGCAATGATCGAAGCAGCCCGTCGGGCGGGTCGTTACCTAGGCGTGGTTAGCCAGCGTCGTTTTTACACGTCCTGTAAGCGGATGAGACAGGCCATCGACGACGGAAAAATTGGGCAACCGGCCCTGGGAACCATTCAACTGCTGGGCTGGCGCGACGAAGCTTACTACCGCAGCGATCCGTGGCGGGGAACGTGGGAAGGCGAAGGCGGCGGCATTCTGGTAAACCAGGCACCGCATCAACTGGATTTGCTGCTCTGGTACATGGGCGAGCCAACCGAGGTGTATGGCTTATGGCGCAACATGAACCACCCGTATATTGAAGTAGACGATACGGCGGTTGCCGTGGTTAAATTCAAGAACGGCGGTATTGGGAATATTCTGGTGAGCAACAGCCAGAAGCCGGGTATTTACGGGAAAGTACACGTTCACGGGCAAAATGGGGCCTCGGTCGGTGTGCAAACGGACGGAGGAGCTATGTTCATCGCGGGGATGTCGTCGATTCTGGAACCGCCGGTAAACGACCTGTGGACCATCGAAGGCGAGACCGAAAAACTGGCGGACTGGAAAGCCGAAGACGCGGCTTTTTTCAACCAGATCGATTCGACAACCTACTTTTTTACAGAGCAGATTGCGGATTTTTGCGCGGCCATTCGCGAGGGGCGGCCACCGCTGATAACGGGCGAAGATGGCCGTCGGGTAGTTGCTTTATTCACCGCTATCTATCAATCCACCGAAATCGATCAGGTCGTCAAGGTATCCTAA
- a CDS encoding acyloxyacyl hydrolase encodes MKWFLAGLCLYFLGTASALSQADTTAVNRVLGAKIHSGFIIPHSSELRSISGSKPIGFELTYSRMALSRRAWERCNCFARVGAYVNYYNFNDPVVLGQTVGAGGYFEPLISYRSRLYFSARITAGFTYLTRIYDSQTNPENVFFSLPVSALVGLGASAHYRLNNNLHFVLSGNYNHISNGGIRKPNKGMNFPTLSVGLEYHPQPTTFPAYQNQMRRKPDRRWTYRAVAFGAIKVMEATDRHPELPRTLLGSTLTAGYRLNSFHALSGGFDLIADGSVRETIRRDSLTTSSGQLALLAGYELWQGRYTFAVHMGWNLLHPGKPYSDVIYQRYQLLYRFTDQLVAGVGLKANKQVAEGFDVRLGVNF; translated from the coding sequence ATGAAGTGGTTTCTCGCTGGTTTGTGTCTGTACTTTCTTGGAACGGCTTCGGCGCTGAGTCAGGCAGACACAACCGCGGTGAACCGAGTTTTAGGAGCCAAAATTCATTCGGGATTTATTATTCCTCATTCCAGCGAATTGAGGTCTATTTCTGGCTCCAAGCCAATTGGGTTTGAGCTGACTTACAGCCGAATGGCGCTGAGTCGGCGGGCTTGGGAGCGGTGCAACTGTTTTGCCCGCGTCGGGGCGTATGTGAACTATTACAACTTTAACGACCCGGTCGTTTTAGGCCAGACCGTTGGAGCGGGTGGGTATTTCGAACCCTTAATTTCGTACCGGAGCCGGCTCTATTTCTCGGCGCGCATCACGGCGGGTTTTACCTACCTGACACGCATTTACGACAGCCAGACGAATCCGGAAAATGTCTTTTTTAGCCTGCCTGTCAGCGCCTTGGTTGGGTTAGGAGCTAGCGCGCATTACCGCCTGAATAATAATCTGCATTTCGTGCTTTCGGGAAACTACAACCACATTTCGAACGGGGGGATTCGGAAGCCGAACAAAGGAATGAATTTTCCGACCTTGTCGGTGGGGCTGGAATATCATCCTCAGCCCACCACTTTTCCGGCTTACCAGAACCAGATGCGCCGCAAACCCGACCGGCGCTGGACCTACCGGGCGGTGGCATTCGGAGCAATCAAGGTGATGGAAGCGACCGACCGCCACCCGGAACTGCCGCGTACTTTGCTAGGCAGCACACTCACGGCTGGGTATCGCCTAAACAGTTTCCACGCGCTTTCCGGTGGGTTTGACCTCATTGCTGACGGCAGCGTGCGCGAAACAATCCGCCGCGATAGCCTGACAACGTCTTCCGGTCAGTTGGCTTTGCTGGCGGGCTATGAGCTTTGGCAGGGCCGCTATACGTTTGCCGTACACATGGGCTGGAACCTGCTTCATCCCGGCAAGCCTTACTCCGACGTAATTTATCAGCGCTATCAGCTTCTGTATCGGTTTACGGATCAGTTAGTAGCGGGGGTAGGTCTAAAGGCCAACAAACAGGTCGCTGAAGGGTTTGACGTGCGTCTAGGCGTTAATTTTTAG
- a CDS encoding galactitol-1-phosphate 5-dehydrogenase, whose protein sequence is MKALVLTEYKHFELQDLPQPKPASHEVLVKVQAVGICGSDVHGMDGSSGRRIPPIVMGHEASGIIVEVGDAVKGWEVGDRVTFDSTVYALDDWFSRRGMYNLSDGREVLGVSTPDFRRQGAFAEFITVPQHILYAIPDNVSFTQAALVEPVAVALHALSLTPLTVNDSAVVVGAGMIGLFVIQALKIAGCSRIIAVDLEDNKLELARQLGATDTLNPKTDNVAARVQELTQGRGADVAFEVVGAGATVNLAIDCVRKGATVTLVGNLAPKVEIPLQAVVTRQLRLQGSCAINGEYEAALQLISSGKIDVEAILSAEVPLDEGADWFQRLYAKEPGLIKVVLKP, encoded by the coding sequence ATGAAAGCACTCGTTTTAACGGAATATAAGCACTTTGAATTACAGGATTTGCCGCAGCCAAAACCGGCCAGCCACGAAGTATTGGTAAAAGTACAGGCCGTTGGGATTTGCGGCAGCGATGTCCACGGCATGGACGGCAGCAGTGGCCGCCGGATTCCGCCGATTGTGATGGGGCACGAAGCGTCGGGCATCATCGTGGAAGTGGGTGATGCGGTGAAAGGCTGGGAAGTAGGTGATCGCGTGACCTTCGATTCGACGGTGTACGCGCTTGACGATTGGTTTAGCCGCCGGGGCATGTACAACCTCAGCGATGGCCGGGAAGTGCTGGGCGTCTCAACGCCCGATTTTCGGCGTCAGGGCGCTTTCGCGGAATTTATCACGGTGCCGCAACACATTCTGTATGCCATTCCCGACAACGTTAGCTTTACGCAGGCCGCCCTGGTCGAGCCCGTGGCGGTGGCGTTGCACGCCTTAAGCCTGACGCCGCTAACCGTGAACGATTCGGCGGTGGTGGTTGGAGCGGGCATGATTGGCTTATTCGTGATTCAGGCGTTGAAGATAGCTGGTTGTAGCCGCATAATTGCCGTCGATCTGGAAGACAACAAGCTGGAATTGGCCCGCCAACTGGGTGCCACCGATACGCTGAATCCGAAAACGGATAACGTGGCCGCCCGCGTTCAGGAACTGACCCAAGGGCGGGGGGCGGATGTCGCTTTTGAAGTCGTGGGTGCCGGTGCTACGGTTAATTTGGCCATCGATTGCGTACGCAAAGGGGCAACGGTGACACTGGTCGGTAATCTGGCACCCAAAGTCGAAATTCCGTTGCAGGCCGTCGTAACCCGGCAGTTGCGGTTGCAGGGTTCCTGCGCCATCAACGGGGAATACGAAGCGGCGTTGCAGTTAATCTCTTCGGGCAAAATTGACGTAGAAGCGATTTTGAGCGCTGAGGTGCCGCTGGATGAAGGGGCCGATTGGTTTCAGCGGCTTTACGCCAAAGAACCCGGATTAATCAAAGTGGTCTTAAAACCGTAA
- a CDS encoding McrB family protein — MGHQEQRQLLLEKLREIRNPESIRRFFGLLKELIDLINVPNGDNRLALVTRKDLKGIAANINFFWALRLHQPRRGETEFWLTIKNSCRDQLTGLSEIDFVPLSEKSPYVSVVIGQSDMHLLNHPVLRRCWEDCLLELVESAKRGPHTYRHNAEMYKAAEDEAYLSEILRLTVDPSLAESRSMTVEEPEVAYAENAVVQPSIPRSLVYYGPPGTGKTYAVQQLIQPYSSDWVTFHPSFGYEEFVEGIRPEVRGGQVDYRVRKGIFYQACVKAIQLAGYGGMGDCLNDSAENRQLKLGKAPVHFLVIDEINRANISNVFGELITLLEDNKRLGAEDSLHLTLPYSGERFGVPLNLYVVATMNTADRSIALLDIALRRRFSFTERLPEPALLPVIEEVDLKELLRVINNRIEYLYDRDHQIGHAYLLAVQTLPDLCAVFRDKIIPLLQEYFYNDWRKIQLVLGDNAAWGKLPDQKLVWVKRKYTAALSKDLFGEEPDAYEDVTTYEINPNLQRQAYEGIPKEAFILMYQKP; from the coding sequence ATGGGTCACCAGGAACAGCGACAACTTTTACTAGAAAAGCTTCGGGAGATCCGAAATCCAGAATCGATTCGCCGCTTTTTCGGATTATTGAAAGAGCTAATTGATTTAATAAATGTACCAAATGGCGACAATCGGTTAGCATTAGTAACCCGAAAAGATTTAAAGGGGATTGCCGCTAACATTAATTTTTTCTGGGCCTTGCGCTTGCACCAGCCACGGCGGGGGGAAACGGAATTCTGGCTAACCATTAAAAATAGCTGCCGGGATCAGCTCACGGGCCTGTCGGAGATTGATTTTGTGCCGCTTTCGGAAAAGTCGCCGTACGTGTCGGTGGTGATCGGGCAATCGGACATGCATTTGCTAAACCATCCGGTTTTGCGGCGGTGCTGGGAAGATTGCCTGCTGGAATTGGTCGAAAGCGCCAAACGTGGGCCGCATACGTACCGGCATAACGCGGAGATGTACAAAGCTGCCGAAGACGAAGCGTACCTGAGCGAAATTCTGCGGCTGACCGTTGATCCATCGTTGGCCGAGTCGCGTTCAATGACGGTGGAAGAACCCGAGGTGGCCTACGCAGAAAATGCTGTTGTTCAGCCAAGTATACCGCGCAGCCTGGTTTACTACGGTCCGCCGGGTACGGGGAAAACCTACGCCGTTCAGCAATTAATTCAGCCGTATTCCTCTGACTGGGTAACGTTTCACCCCTCGTTTGGCTACGAGGAATTTGTAGAAGGCATCCGACCCGAAGTGCGGGGCGGACAGGTAGATTACCGGGTGCGTAAAGGCATTTTTTACCAGGCTTGTGTCAAAGCCATTCAGTTGGCGGGGTATGGGGGAATGGGTGATTGTCTGAACGATTCTGCCGAAAATCGACAGCTAAAATTAGGGAAAGCACCGGTGCATTTTCTGGTCATCGACGAGATCAACCGCGCTAATATTTCCAACGTTTTTGGAGAACTAATCACCTTGCTCGAAGACAACAAACGGTTAGGTGCTGAAGATAGTTTGCACCTGACATTGCCGTATTCTGGCGAGCGGTTTGGCGTTCCGCTGAACTTGTACGTAGTGGCCACCATGAATACCGCCGACCGGTCGATTGCCTTGCTGGATATTGCCCTGCGGCGGCGATTTAGCTTTACCGAACGTTTGCCAGAGCCTGCTTTACTGCCTGTTATTGAGGAAGTTGATTTGAAAGAATTGCTTCGGGTAATTAACAATCGCATCGAATACCTGTACGACCGCGACCACCAGATTGGACACGCTTACCTGCTGGCCGTACAGACGCTACCGGACTTGTGCGCTGTTTTTCGGGATAAAATTATTCCGTTGTTACAGGAGTATTTTTACAACGATTGGCGGAAAATTCAGTTAGTTTTAGGAGATAACGCCGCTTGGGGGAAATTGCCCGATCAGAAACTTGTATGGGTAAAACGGAAGTATACCGCTGCTTTATCCAAAGACTTGTTTGGGGAGGAGCCCGACGCCTATGAGGACGTAACGACCTACGAAATTAATCCGAATTTGCAGCGTCAGGCGTACGAAGGCATTCCAAAAGAGGCGTTTATTTTGATGTATCAAAAACCTTGA